The Papaver somniferum cultivar HN1 chromosome 6, ASM357369v1, whole genome shotgun sequence genome segment CACGAGTAGTGCAAGAAATTTATTTATAGGTAATTCACTTCTTCTTTGAATTTTCCCATGTAATAAGATCACTCGGCCTGTCAAATCTGCTTGAGTTTtcttcattcaatcttttatgttGTATGTGTAAACTGCCATACTGTATTGTAACTTAGACAATTCATATTACCAGGTTtagttaattagttgtgtttagACTTGTGAGACGTCACCCTATTAAAGTTAAACTGCTATGGTTACTGTAACTTGGAGTTTCCTATAAATTTTATCATATTGATCTTCTTTTTATTCGTTTAAATTTTGTGCATTCACCAACTTGCTTGAAAAAGAGTTGTCTTATGGGTACATTTGGCTCTCATTTTCGTTCACCTTTGCTGGAGCTTCTGTATTTTATCATACATTTTGCTGGTAAGGTTTACATTTGCCAATGGATTCTTTTTTGAGTAGGCTCATCTTGTCTGGAAAAGTTAATGAAGCCATTGGCGGTGACAGTTAGTAATGTGAAAGATGAAGGATGTTCGAGTATGAAATTAGAACTTTTATGACATACAGATGATCTTGTATCTTCAACTTTCACTAGTGCAGCAGGCAGCTACTTGCTCACAAATATTATTCCACATCCTGCAGTCTCATTATTCTATCACTTTAGATTGGGTTCCTGCTGTTTGTACATTTCTACATCCATATTGGTGATGCTGTAATTTGTTTTGTTACAGGTTCAGAAAATTCAGTCTTTAACAACAAATATTGCAGCTGTAGACAGGTTTGTTTCTTCATTTATATTTGATGCATCTTAGTTTTGATGATACTTCTTACACTAAGCTGGAGGTACCATATGTACCTGTTAAGTTAGCTCGTAAAAGTAGTGCACGTTCAAACTATGTTCTAAACAGTTTTATTCAAATACTAGAGAATCTACAGTATACACGATGGAATCATGTCATCTTTTTTTGGGTATTTCACTTGAATAGAATGCTGTCTTTGGTGCATTTGTGCCTTCTTTTCCCGCGACACTGGGGAATGTGCTACCTTAAACTATCCCTGGTTGATTGGTTGTTAGAGAAAGGCCTATGGGTTTGCGAGACTCAATCAAAATGAACGATTTTAAAAAATGTGATCAAATTGAGGCTACTATGGGTAGAGGGAAACCCCCTTTCACCCCAAACTCAATCGACCACTCGTTCAAGTGAAGGAGTGGTAGAAATTGTCAGCCGTTTAAGGAAATAAGAGGTAATATGGCATACCGTTAGCCGTTTGATAGAATAGGAGTTAATACAGCATACTTTTAGCCGTTTGAGAGAAAATTTAGGGTAACCAAATTTGGTAGAAATTTGTTTGAAATACGGCTTTGTAACTATACAACTCAGGCCATTAAGATACACATGGAATAATCTGACAAACAGTAGGTCCTATTTCTTAACCTTAATTCTTTAAAATACATTTGTTATTGGTTAACACAATAGTACATTTCGTAATTCTTTTTGCATACGGCTCATTATGTGCCGTATAGTGTTATATCTCCCCTATCTTATAGTAGGATTTTCACCCAATCATCTAGTCCCTCATTCGTTTTGAAAGGGATAGTGTCAGAACACTCTatcccatagcccttgctcttagtGGATCTTTTTTCTCAATTAAGAGCAAGAGCTATGGGATAGACTGTTAAAACATTCTATCCCTTTCAAAATGAAGTACAAATGTGGGTGATAGAGAGTCATTATCACTGTGGGATAGAGAACATAGTACGCTATACGGCATATGCTATACTGTACAGTAGAAAGTTTGAAATTTAAAACAATAGAAAAATAAAGATTACAATGGGTGGGAAAATAATTCTGAACTGCAAACTAACAAAACATGCTCTAACGGCTGATGAGGTGCCGTATATGTTTCGTTTTCTTCTCAAACGGCTGACAGTTTGCCGTATTACATCTTATTTCTTCAAACGGCTAACAGTTTGCCGTATAGCGAGGACTTTCAACCACTTCTTCACTTGAAAGCTGTGTAGCAAAAGGGCAACGATTAGTCCCCAGGCAGCCTTTGGTCTCCTGAAATTTTGAGGCCTTTTAACATTGGGCGTTTTGGCTCCTAGACCCCGTTTCTGAGCGATTTTGCCGGTGACAGTTGTACTATGAAAAATGAAGTACCCTCGAATATGAAAATAGAACTTTTATGACATACAGATGATCTTGTATCTTCAACTTTCTCAAGTGCAGCAGGCAGCTACTTGCTCGCAAATATTATTTCAGGTCCTGCAGTCTCATTATTCTATCGGTTTAGATTGGATTCCTACTTGTTTATACATTTCAACATCCATATTGGTGATGCTGTaatttttgtgttttgttttttgttacagGTTCAGAAGATTTCGTCTTTCACAACAAATATTGGAGTTGTATACAGGTTTGTTTCTTCATTAATTTTTGATGTATCTTAGTTTTGGTGATACTTCTTATTCTAAGCTGGAGGTATTGTATGTGCCATTGTGCCTGTTAAGTTAGCTTGTAAAAAGTAGTGCACGTCCAAACTATGTTCTAAACAGTTTCATTTTAATACTTGAAAATCTCCAATATATACGATGGAAATGGAATCATGTCCCTCTCTTTGGGTATTTCACTTGAATAGAATGCTGCCTTTGGTGCATTCATTCCTTAAACAGTCCCTGGTTAATTGGTTGTTAGTGGATCCTTTTTTATCAAGAGTGTAGCTGGTACTTTTGGCAATAAAAAATCCAGTATCTGACTGTAGTTTGCAGACATGATTGTAGGAAACTATCCGTATCATGCAACTTTCAGAGAAACTGCGGCAGTTATGCAGGAGTTCACTCAATCTGGGTAACTATCTCTATATTATTAGCTTGGGCATGTGGATTATGGAGTCTTGCTATTATTAACCACAAGTTAATATTACATTGAAAAAATATTTTAGTTTGTGTGAAAACCGTACATTTTGATTGACAACTTAACCCCACTATTCActtagaagaaaagaaaaatctctgtttGGTTGGACAAGTTCAGCAAGTGGTAGATGTGTAGTAGTGCACTCTTCTACATATATGAAGTATGTTATGTACGGAAGTTTGACCAGATAGCTATACCCTAAGTTCACAAGGAACTTAACAAGCAAGACCACATTGCAAGCCTCCGAAACATGGCAATAAACTTGAAACGGTTAATTGGATTTGATCAGATATGTATTTGCCTGCAGGGTTTTATCGGTATgcataattcttttttttttttttgggcagTGGGTTGAGGTCTTTCGGTGTTTATTTGTTGGTGACTGGCTGTGATGATAATAGTCCTCAATTGATGATGGCGTGAAGTAGATGCCTTATCTATTTGGGTTCATGGGTACGTGTATTCACATTTTCCTTGACTTTAGTTTATCTGTTTCTTCAGTTTGGTCTCAAGGTTCCTAACATGTTTCTGGAGAGAAATGGCTTCTATGAATTTGAAGGATATCAGTGAATGGCCTTCTTGTCTAGTGAATCTCTAGAATCTAGCAAGTGTGAACTTCGAGAACATCCAGAAAAATGATGTTCTTAACCTGCAGCATTTTGATAGTATTGAAAACGTGCACTTCTTCAGAGAGATAACTCTGTAATTTGTTTACTCAGATGTTATTGATTTGTTCATTAATGGGCTCCATATAATCCGTTCGACTCCCTGAATGTCCGCCGCTGATCATGACTCTTTGAGAGTTATTTATACTTCTATAACGGGGCTTATAAGTATGTGAAATCCTGATATCGCTTCTTTGTCAATCTTATTAGATGTTGTAACTTGTATCCATCCAAAGTCAAACAAGAACTATTCTTTGCGCTTCAATATCTGtcctattttttattttattttatgtttcaatataTTTAACCAGTTCTATAGCGAGTCAGTAACATTTGTAATTTCTTTCTTAGGCTACTGAGCAGCTGGAGCTGACAAATCCTGTTGAAGAGACATTTCGGATGCTCACTATAAAGCTTGCTCATATACTGGGCTCAACATTTCTGATGAACCACATATTTCTCTTCTTAGTATTTCCAGATCAAGGACTTATGATGTCGGTATTGGTTGAAATATCATTTTCGACCAGAAAAAAGTTCGCAATACACCTCAAAACACAGCATGATAAaagtcacaaaaaaaaaaaatccaactgtACAACTTGTGATCCGTGATTGGATTAACAAACACAGATGACCCTTCATATATACTAACATCATCTCTCTCACATGCGTCATGACTCATGTctaaacatttattgaaatagatagTGTAAGCCTTAAAGGGACTGTTATGGCTAGTTTATGGTTAGACGATGATCTAAGGGAGTCTGTTAATTATGTGATCCTATGTATGGAGGATAGGAGGTTCTTTGATATGTGTGACTGTGGCTGAGTTGGATGTGTTTAATTTGATAAGGTGGTGTTTGGATATCTTATCCTGAGTGAAAGGCCCATGAGGGAGAGGTTGTCTTGTCCAATCTTTTCTTAGCCCACCTTATCTCTCCCTCCTCTATGGCTCTATCTCTCTTTAGTTTCTGTTTAATATCTTGGACTAAATGCCAAATGCCAGTTCCAAGTGATTATTCTTTATCATGTCGTACTGGTATTAATGGTGTGTGATATGATGAAGACGAGATGAGATATTATCCTTCATAAGAGACTGAgtactttcttttattttatttctatttctTCGGAGAACAAAGAGAACtcaaaagagagaaaagaaaaaatggagtCGAGAATTCTGTCATCTGGAACTAACCCATTTTCCAGTACTGGTTTGATCAAATTGAGGAAACCCATTAGACAAACCATCACTAGTTCCATCATATCAACCAAGtcaccattatcatcatcatctattgGAGATGTCAGTGGTGGTGGAAATCTTATTTGGGGAAGACAACTTCGATCAACTTATTTACTTCTCGACAAACCTCAGCCATTTTCATCAGCACCATCATCCAAAAGAGAACTTGCTAAACCAGTTTGTGCTACCAGCGATTCAGCCGGGTGAGGTCCGTTTTCCTTCTGTTTTAATAATGTATGCATTTGAttttgaatattttttctgacccatttttttcttttgtcaggGGAGCTAAAGTTGGGTTTCTTGAAAAATATCCATTTCTAGTTACTGGTTTCTTGTTCTTCATGTGGTAAGTAGCAGCTTTTATGTCCTCTGTATATTCGATCTTGTTTGATAATTAGTTACTGAATATTCCTTATATCATCAGGTATTTCTTGAATGTGATATTCAACATTCTCAACAAGAAGATTTACAACTATTTCCCTTACCCTTAGTAAGTATCGTTCTTCTACGTTTTTCAACTGTTTGTCAATGATAATAATTTGTAATCCTATGATCATGGCGTAATTTAGTAGTGTAAGTTTAGAGGGTTAAGCTATATACCGTGTTCTTTTCTTTCAGTTTCGTATCAGTTGTTCATTTGGGAGTGGGTGCCATTTACTGTCTAATCAGCTGGGCTGTTGGTCTTCCTAAACGCGCTGTAAGTTGCTGACACGCGTATGTTTAACTATTGGTTTTGTCTTACTTAATGTCCTTCACTGTCAACTGCTGTAACAATTTTGCAGTTTTAGCTAATCTGCACGGTCAACGTGTGATAATTTTTGTATTTATTCTTTTATATCGGGTCATATGAAATAGATTGGATGGATGATCTTATAACCACTTATCACTTTTGGTGGATAAAGATAACAGGACTAGTTTGATTATTGGGCAGAAATCTCATGAGTAGGGTCCTAATAATGGACAGAGGAAAAACAGACGTTTTTATACCATTTTGCCACTTCTTTTATCTGTTGAAAAGACCAATTTGACCTTAATGAATTTGAGTTGGAATAGAGCAGTAACAAAGAGATGGTCTAGAAGAGTTGGATTTCATTGTTCTGATTCTTTTCCTTCTTTTATACTAGCCTATGGACGGGAACCAACTCAAGTTACTAATTCCTGTCGCGGCTTGCCATGCTCTTGGTCACGTGACCAGTAACGTCTCGTTTGCTGCAGTTGCAGTCTCGTTTACCCACACAATCAAAGGTACACTAAGCCAGGCGGTTACTTTTTTGCTGAATGGATAGGAAGGAGTTTGAACTGGGATAGCAAATTGCCAATTTAAGGCCATTACGGTGTATTTGTGCCCAAAACACAAAAAACCTACTACTCTATTATCTTATAGACAAACACCTAGTGCTTATGTCATGGAGAAAAAAATGATAACCATTATTACTTGCATACTGACTATTTTGTGTCTGATGTGGATTTTTATTTGTTTCAGCTCTCGAACCCTTCTTCAATGCATCCGCTTCTCAGTTCATACTTGGACAACCAATACCCATTACCCTATGGCTATCCCTAGCTCCCGTTGTCCTTGGTAAGCTACAATTCTCTTTCTTATTAGTATTGTTGGTGTTATAGCTATGCAGATAATCCACATTGGGAAAGATAGCACAGTTGTATTACCAAACAAACTCATAAATTGACGGGTTATCTATCTTTATGAAATGCAGGTGTGTCCATGGCATCACTAACTGAACTATCATTCAACTGGTTGGGATTCATTAGTGCCATGATCTCAAACATCTCCTTTACCTACAGGAGTATCTACTCAAAGAAAGCTATGGTTATATTCTCTTTATACTTGTGTGATTATCTTGTATGGCGTGAATCATATTTACATGTAAAACACCTTTCTTAACTTCTATGCTTTTTGCCGCAGACCGACATGGACAGTACTAATCTCTATGCCTACATTACAATCATTGCACTCTTTTTCTGTATTCCACCAGCTATTCTCGTGAGTAAAATTCTTAATTTATTACAACATGTACatatttaattttaacaaaatgGCGGTTGATTGAATTGTAATCCACAAATTATTATTTACAGATTGAGGGGCCAGTCCTGTTGAAATCTGGTTTCACTGATGCAATTGCTAAAGTTGGTATGGTTAAGTTTGTTTCGGATCTTTTCTGGGTCGGTATGTTTTACCATCTTTACAATCAGGTAATCTTCTGGTTACGACTTCTCATTAACTATTAAGCCGTGTCTTACTTTCACCTTAGAACGACGAATTTAAGTTTACTTCAACTATTATTCTGAAATGAACTTCCATTTTGTCCCCAAGATAAAAATTACATTAACATGTATATTCAGCATTAAATGTCCTTTCCTGAATTTTTCAGCTTGCAACCAACACCCTTGAGAGAGTGGCACCTCTTACACACGCAGTTGGCAACGTCTTGAAGCGTGTATTCGTAATTGGTTTCTCAATTGTAATCTTCggtgagttgtaacttccttcttGCCTAAAACCATCTATCTGCTTCTTGTTGCTTATTGAATCTTTCATTCACTGCAACTAAACTATATCTAATTCTACTCCTTGTATAGGCAACAAGATTTCGACCCAGACAGGTATCGGAACAGGTATTGCAATTGCTGGTGTGGCTCTCTACTCATACATCAAAGCCAAGATTGAAGAAGAGAAGCGGGTAAGTTTCATCTATATGACACCCATCTGTTATATCATTTTTCAAACGCCGGAGAAAGATGGATCCTAAAGATATCTGCTACAATAATGGATAAAACCTAGACGGAAAATTACTCCGGTAGAACAACACTAGTTGTTTTCTGTTAATCTCCCTAACACAGTTTCTTTTTCTCTGGTATCAGCAAGCAAAGGCTGCTTAAGAGGAAGCAGACCAATGAGCAGAAGGAAAAACCAGTTCAGGTGTAAATGGCAGTTTCAGCTGATTACCTATTCAGGCACCTATTGTAATTGTGAAGTTCTCACTTGatttttttccctttcttttttcCATCTACGTCTGTGTTTTTCTGTTTTCTAATTCCAATAATATAGCTGATTCAACCATCAATTGTGACCAAAAATAGAAACTCTCTATTTCCATTAAAACTTGATGTTGGAAGCTAGAAAACTGTGTTTGTCTGATGGTATTAAAATTGTGGATAGTGTATTTCTAGGAAAACAAGAATTTCCTTCGCGGATTATCATCGTTTTAATAGTTACTGGTTTTCTTTTTTGCACGGACAATCCAATTATACGAGGCCCTTTCGATACAAAAGAAATCAACCTAAAATATTTTTTACATCATCAATAATACTTCACAACTCACACCCATGTAAAGGAAACAATTTTACAAATAACAAACTAGTTTGGAGAAATGGTTTTCTGCTTTCTTTCTGGTAGTGGCTCTAGATAGAGACACTATTGGAAATACCCCTGCCTGTAAGTCCCATTGGATATGAAGGCAAGTTATAAGGACATAGTAAAGTGTATGGAACTTGTACAGGCCCATGTCTGTTTCTCCATTTCTCTTCTGTGTTCATCTCCATCATTCTATCCTCAATCCTCTTCAACTTCTCTCCGAATTTCTTAAAAGCTTCCAGTGCTGCTGCATCTTTAGTCCATTGTTCAGGGTTCTCTCTTTCTCCAAGATAGAATTCATCAGCAGAATGCGTAGACAGAATCTCAATCAGTGATATACCCAAGAGTGCCGATATCTGACTAGTAATGGTCTTCAAGAAAACTGCATCTGGGTCTTCTTCAAGCTCAGTGTACTCCTTTGTTCCGGGTTCGGGCATCAACCGTCTGCTCATGGTTGCACGGTTTGGATGGTAACCTGCATATGGATACTGGCCGTAATTCAGTGCTGCATGGAGTGCTGAAGCTGTCCATATAATGGTTGTCAGTGATTGAGTTAGTTCTGAAAGGTTTTGCATTTTTGGCCACCATGGCTCATCTTTTAAGTCACCATGACCTACAGTCCTAAGCTCCTCCCACCATGCCTGAAGTTCTGTGTCAGCTTGGATGGAGTCATCAGTAGGATAGTAAAATGAACAATATTCATGAACCCACTCCTTAATTGCTGACCAGATTTCAAGTCCGTCGACCGCATACGGATAGTCTTCAATCAACAAGCGTACACCATGTGGTTCATTTGAGTCCCGGACTGCCACCCCTCTGGAGGAATCAAATTGTAAAAAAGTTAATGAATATGAACTCCTGGATGTGTAAATATGTTTGTCAGAAAGACGTTTTACGATCTATTGGTAAGTTACCTGGTGATCAGATCTTCTGGGAGTGCCTGTTCTGTGAACACCCACTTTTGGTAAGTCATAGAGGAAAATTCCATAGAGAATTCTCTTTGAAAAACAATTCTCTCTACATAACCACCTTGACTAATGAGAATATGACGAGCCGTACCGTTAATATTCATCGTATCTCGAAAGTGCGGTTTCAGAATCTTGTGGATTGGATGAAGAACACTCAATTTCCTATTAGCAGCAATGATAAAAGGCTCAATTGCAGCATGTGTGCACAACCTGCACCAAATGCCAATCACAAAGTTAGCCAGATATTCAGTAAAAATCTTtgattttttattaaaaaattacCAGTGGCTGAGAAGTTGATGGCAAGAGGAGTCATTAACAACGACGTAAGCTTTGGCCAGCTGCCAAATTGAAGCCTCTACGCCTTCTTGAGCTGGTGTGATGACCTGACTTACAATACCATGTGTTTCCCCATATGGGTGAATCAAGCTCAGCTCAATAGCCAAAGGCTTCAAGGTTCCGTCATCTTGCAAAAAAAGGACTGTTCTAGTAGCGTAGCATTTCGTCTTCGTTCCATTTATCCGATTCAAGTATGGTATTAATTCATCATGATGATCTAATAAGAACAACCTTTTCTGCTCCAGAGCCTCAGACACTGTTAATCCATTCAAGTTGTTCTCAATATGTTCTTCGGTTATTGAACTGGTTTGATCTCCGTAGAGCGTAGGATCAAGCTTGCTAATCGGAGGAAACTCCCGTAGACCACTTATTGCGACAGGGTTCACTCCTGCAATCATTTCTCTTGCAAACTCTTCGTCACTCCTCCAAGCAAACTCTTCAGCTGTACGTGCATTAAAAATAAATAAGTGTTATTTCAAATTTTGCTATCAAAAGAACTTTActatgaacatatatatatatatattgcaactaaaatgtaccttggatcacatCAGGCTTAGGGTATTTGAGAAACTTTTCGCCGTCAGAACTGAAGAACTCTTTAAGCAATTCTAAGTTCATG includes the following:
- the LOC113290291 gene encoding proteasome subunit alpha type-2-like — protein: MKDVRVQKIQSLTTNIAAVDRFRRFRLSQQILELYTDMIVGNYPYHATFRETAAVMQEFTQSGGLRSFGVYLLVTGCDDNSPQLMMA
- the LOC113290290 gene encoding triose phosphate/phosphate translocator, chloroplastic-like, encoding MESRILSSGTNPFSSTGLIKLRKPIRQTITSSIISTKSPLSSSSIGDVSGGGNLIWGRQLRSTYLLLDKPQPFSSAPSSKRELAKPVCATSDSAGGAKVGFLEKYPFLVTGFLFFMWYFLNVIFNILNKKIYNYFPYPYFVSVVHLGVGAIYCLISWAVGLPKRAPMDGNQLKLLIPVAACHALGHVTSNVSFAAVAVSFTHTIKALEPFFNASASQFILGQPIPITLWLSLAPVVLGVSMASLTELSFNWLGFISAMISNISFTYRSIYSKKAMTDMDSTNLYAYITIIALFFCIPPAILIEGPVLLKSGFTDAIAKVGMVKFVSDLFWVGMFYHLYNQLATNTLERVAPLTHAVGNVLKRVFVIGFSIVIFGNKISTQTGIGTGIAIAGVALYSYIKAKIEEEKRQAKAA